Below is a window of Malania oleifera isolate guangnan ecotype guangnan chromosome 1, ASM2987363v1, whole genome shotgun sequence DNA.
GTtgcgtttcataaattctataggcATGATGGTTATTTAtttagggagaatagactttgtgtgcctaactgctccttaagagaattgcttgtgcgagagtcacatagcgggggtttgatgggacattttagggtacaaaagactttagatattctacatgaacacttcttttggccacatatgcgtagagatgtagagagagtgtattctagatgcatttcatgtaaacaagctaagtctaaggtTTTACCTCAGGGCCTTTAtttagggagaatagactttgtgtgcctaactgcTCCTTAAGAGAATTGCTTGTGCAAGAGTCATATAGCGGGGAtttgatgggacattttggggtacaaaagactttagatattctgcatgaacacttcttttggccacatatgcttagagatgtagagagagtgtgttctagatgcatttcatgtaaacaagctaagtctaaggttttacctcatggcctttatactcctttgcctatacctagtgaaccttgggtagatatttcaatggatttcatattgggtttgcctaggtccaaagggggtatggactctatatttgtggtggttgatagattttctaaaatggcacattttattccttgccataaaactaatgatgccacaaatatagccGAGTTATTCTTTAGGGACATTGTGTGATTGCATGGCATTCCTAggacaattgtgagtgatagggatgttaaattccttaaCTACTTTTGGACAGTTTTGTAAggaaagttaggaactaagctattgttttctactacttgtcatcctcaaaccGATAGTCAAACCAAAGTAGTTAATCGGACTTTAACTACCTTATTGCGTGCGGTCATTCaaaggaatttaaaatcatgggaagaatgcataACACTTATTGAGTTTGCTTATAGAACtgtgcatgcttctactaatttttctccatttgaaattgtttatggttttaatcctttgactccattggatttgatgTCATACTTGTGAATAAGATAGCTAGCTTAGACGGACGACACAAGGCTAACTTGAtgaagaggatccatgaacaagcacggcagcacattgaaaagaagaacTGACAATATTCATCTCAAACCAATAAGGGGCACAAGTTCGTTTCTTTCGAACCGggagattgggtatgggtgcatatgagaaaagagaggtttcctactaaaaggaaaacaaagctacacccgaggggtgatggaccttttcaaAAGTGTTATAAAAGATCAACaacaatgcatacaagttggatctaccgggtgagtataaggtcaatgcaactttcaacgTTTCTAATTTATCcccttttgatgtaggtgatgatcgAGGACGAATCCTTTTGAGGAGAGGGAGAatgatatgaaccaacaagctcCAATTGCACAGGATGATCAGCACATACCAAGCGGACCcgtcacaagagctagagccaagaaggtcaaggaggctacgcaaggactaattgagaagttgcttgagcaagagtcaatgaggatcatggacactaaagaaaaaggactttcttgaagagcctaagatggtaaattgtctaaagacgtgtaaagctggaaccttaagccaataggggctgtttggggaatttttattgttttagttAAAGTATGgactaaatagtgggccaattgtgtcaattaagcatagcatgtgacttgcacatgtttcattaaatgatatggcacatgacatgtgactcgcacatattcattaaatgacatggcatgcttaaggttatgtggggctatgttattggccagattgatgtcatagtcTATTTTTATTGGCCGGGCTAATGTCAtgagtttcttttattttctataagtagccaactctctattgtattgAAATAAGGGATATTTTTggctgaatacaattccaagtggggtttatttctcttcaagttctttatTGAACTTTCACTGCACTTAttaaaggtgctacctttgtggcgttcatccattattTTGATATTCTTgatttgtgcttcacgtcaagcaatggatccactaccatgtcgaatcttattttgggtttggggttttgataaatctcaTTTGGGGTTTCCGGACGTTCATTCTTCGGGTTCCGCATCACACACACTATCCAATTAGATAAAAATCTGTGAATCAAGATTAGGAAACTAATTTATGCGGTGGTACTCATGTCAGTTAAACAGCTGGAAAGAACAACTTTGGTCATTTTGTTCATCAGCATTATAAAATCTCTTAACAAAAATTAGCTTAGACACATCATAAAGATATCTCAAACTTCAATGAACTGATCAATCTAAAGCAAAATTTGCAGTTCAAATTCAACAATCACGAGCTGATCAAGTCATTCAACAATAATTACCATTAATCTCTCATTCAAGTTCAAATTTCATCTCCTACTTCACCTAGCCATTTCTTCTTTAATTGGAAACTTTGAAAGGATGCAAGGACTGAATTTGAACTGACATACCTGAACGAGGTGCATATGCAAATTACCAATTTTGCTCCACTTCAAAGACAATGTAAAATCATCCAGTCTAACACTTCCCACTAGACTATTCCTCTGGATTTCTGCAGAACCTGAAACATGAATGACCTGCATCAAGAAAAACATCAACAATTCATCACAACTGACATCCTTATCAGTAATTATTCCAACCTCAACTCATGGAGGCAAgtagaaggaaaagaaaaggatttcAAGATTTGTATTTTGCTTAAAGTACAAGCTTATGCCATAAACAAGGTTTAAAGCCCGTGCAGAAGAAACTGCACATGCCACAACCTTTCGTTTCAAATTAGGAGACATAACTATGTCTCAATCTAATGGGAATCCCTGGAGCATCTTCCCTCAAATTCTTTTCATGGGAATAAAGTACTCCCTGCTCGCAAAATTGAAAGAAAGAgagcaaccaaaaaaaaaaagaatacaaataataataaggaGAAAAAGTAAAAAGAGAATACAATAACAATTCCAATGGTAAAACTtaagtaataacaataatattccaATAGAGAAACCTATGTACTGGCTTATAAAAAGCTAGTTAATTTACAGGTTGAACCAAAAGTAGGATCACGCTAGCCAAAACTTTTCCAGACCAGTCATAGATGATTTTCATTTCCAAAGTTCCCAGCCCTGTATCTATAGATGGGGCAGTTCACAGATTCACACTTTGTTATTAAATCCCTAAGCCTAGCTTCCAAACCAACACACTCCTCCCAACTTGAGAAGAGAAGAGTAAAGCAAGAAAAGATTCAGATAGTAGTTTAAGAACTCTGAGAGGATATAGTTCAGCCTACCATTGCAATGCAAGCAACCGGAATCACTTCAGCATCTAAAACATTGATTGTCACATCCAAGTGAATAGTGGCATCAATATCATGGTCTGAAATTAGAATAGTCGGAGGAGAAGATGCAGAAATATTCAGATTCATGTCATCGTTCGGGTACAGCTTGTACAGCTGAGGAACAATATGTTTCCAGCCAGCAGTATTCAGAAGGGACTGATCTGGTAATTCATCAACAACCCATGTCATAATATTCTCCTGGTAAGAAAAGAATAGTCTTttttataagaaataaaaaataacttaTGAAAAATAAACCCAAAGCAGAATAGAAATGATTATAGGTCCATCCCAAAAACAAAGCTGAAGGAAGAACacacccaaaaatttaaaaaacttaCAGATGACATAAGGAATTATCAATCAAATAGTTTTGATTGTAATTTTATCATCAACTGTAGTCTTAGCATGAGACTCAGCCTGACTTTCATTATAGTAAACCTCCTGGATATATCTTGCAGCTATTGGTTGAATGCATGTAAACATGCATTGATGATAGACAAAGAAGTGCTAGTTCTTCAACTAGCATATTCATGTGACGAGTCAAGATTTAAGAACTTAAAACTCACATTGAAGCAAACCACAGACGCAGAGTTGATGACACTTTGATGTAATGAGATCCCAACCATCTTCGCAAGACCTTTGCAGTAATCAGAAGCCAGTGACTTCTCATGGTaataataaaaactggaaacttCACCTATTGCAGTGAATAACCCATTAATCTCAAAGCCAATGGAGTAATTACTCAACACGGGATCTTTCACAAGAGTGATATTTAAAATAGCAATTTTATCCACTCGAATTTCCTTTGGAAGATTTTGCAATTGAGAATCAAGCTTTAAAACTCCTTCCCTGATTTTCTGGGAAACAGCCTCCTCAACTGAAGACCCTATCTGCCCACCAAAAGCATCCACTACCCTGCATATGAAGGAAGAAAAACTAATCCGTAATATGATAAGGaaatacaattttacatcaaaacttaagttgttaggttatgggccaatgatgcatatcaagctttaacacaccCCAGCATGTGCTGCCTGATTGCATGCGAAGAGATAAACAaactataaataataaaattaaaacacAGGTCCTTACTAGAGAAGAAACATGCATGCTTGCTAAAGCATTAGTGGAAAGAGAGTAGTTATTGATGACACTGCTTTTGGAGCATTATGAAtgatgctatattttttttcttttccaacaaTTATGATTTCAATAATTGTCTGCGTGGAAGAAAAAATATGTGTGCAACTACATGTTATGTATAACTAGTTTTATAATGTTATGTATAAGGTTGTCATAATTCATAAACAATTCGCTGAATGTTGAATAAAAAGTAGGTAGATCAAATTGTATTTCTATATCAAGTGGAATATAGAGCTACCCATGAACAACACTCACTCCCATAGTAAGCAcctaaaaaccaaaaagaaatataaaaaaagaaacaTAAAGAAAAGCACCTAGACAATCTCCTCCAATATAAAATTTTGCAAAAGAATTACGTACCCTTGATAAAGCCAAGATGC
It encodes the following:
- the LOC131164668 gene encoding putative BPI/LBP family protein At1g04970, with product MAPTIFFILLTLLIVPANTHLQSDEEGFISVFISEQGLDFVKDLLINTAVSSFTPLELPPIEKSVKIPLVGKVHIVLSNITIYQVGVSSSFVKPGESGLAIVASGATANLSMNWRYSYSTWLVPIAITDKGEASVQVEGMEVGLTLGLRNQEGKLRLSLLECGCYVKDVSIKLDGGASWLYQGVVDAFGGQIGSSVEEAVSQKIREGVLKLDSQLQNLPKEIRVDKIAILNITLVKDPVLSNYSIGFEINGLFTAIGEVSSFYYYHEKSLASDYCKGLAKMVGISLHQSVINSASVVCFNENIMTWVVDELPDQSLLNTAGWKHIVPQLYKLYPNDDMNLNISASSPPTILISDHDIDATIHLDVTINVLDAEVIPVACIAMVIHVSGSAEIQRNSLVGSVRLDDFTLSLKWSKIGNLHMHLVQTVTSTLLKTMLLPYANLRLRRGFPLPVLHGFGLKNAEIHWTDSRLMICSDVAFTAERGLDHFPMSNN